A genomic window from Bradyrhizobium lupini includes:
- a CDS encoding RNA-binding protein, producing the protein MLADTDPELDHGPRTERSATVRMCAVSREVRPIDELIRFVVSPQGHIVPDLKRKLPGRGMWVTASREVVAEAVRRHHFTKAFKRELRIPQTFPADLEALLVRSVVEALGIAAKARQIVAGFGKVESALREGTVEVLIHASDGAADGIRKLDMLARQNEGNRGAKPEIPVVTALKSTELDLALTRSNVIHAALLAGPASKSFLSRSQMLVRYRMADADRTAEKPGQDF; encoded by the coding sequence ATGCTCGCCGATACTGACCCCGAACTCGACCATGGACCGCGGACCGAAAGGTCCGCGACCGTGCGGATGTGTGCGGTCAGCCGCGAGGTCCGGCCGATCGACGAGCTGATCCGCTTCGTCGTCTCGCCGCAAGGGCACATAGTTCCCGATCTCAAGCGCAAGCTGCCCGGACGCGGCATGTGGGTCACCGCCTCGCGCGAGGTGGTTGCGGAAGCCGTTCGGCGTCACCATTTTACGAAAGCCTTCAAGCGCGAGCTGCGCATCCCTCAGACGTTTCCCGCCGACCTCGAGGCGCTCCTGGTCCGGAGCGTGGTCGAAGCCCTTGGGATTGCGGCCAAGGCGCGCCAGATCGTCGCCGGTTTCGGCAAGGTCGAAAGCGCGCTTCGGGAGGGTACGGTCGAGGTCCTGATCCATGCCAGCGACGGGGCCGCGGACGGAATCCGCAAATTGGACATGCTGGCGCGTCAAAATGAGGGAAATCGCGGCGCCAAGCCGGAGATTCCCGTCGTCACTGCACTAAAATCGACAGAATTGGATTTGGCACTTACCCGGTCAAATGTGATACATGCTGCCCTGCTCGCGGGCCCGGCGAGCAAGTCATTCCTGTCACGTAGCCAGATGCTGGTCCGATACCGGATGGCGGACGCTGACAGGACTGCCGAAAAGCCCGGCCAGGATTTCTGA
- the infB gene encoding translation initiation factor IF-2: MVDTKTPGDKKLSVPSKTLSLKPRVETGTVRQSFSHGRSKQVVVEKRGKRRVDGSPEPQVAEVAKPAPAAAPKPAPARPAPPRNAGSGVVLRTLTEDERSARASALADAKVREVEERRHAEEEAQRRAVRESAERADREAAEARRKAEEERHRHEEEAKRKAETEAKKRFGEGEQPQSVARPATGTSAAPAARPGAPMARPGTTTTARPGTTTARPGTTTQRPGGPVGRAPAVAAGPDEDDGPRQIRRGPGGAARPVVAPKPTHKPGPQKERGRLTVVTAFNADDVRERSIASFRRRTQRLKGHAANEPKEKLIREVVIPEAITIQELANRMSERAVEIIRMLMKQGAIHKITDVIDADTAQLIAEELGHTVKRVAASDVEEGLFDAIDDSTDTEPRSPVVTVMGHVDHGKTSLLDALRHANVVSGEAGGITQHIGAYQVLSPESGKKITFIDTPGHAAFTAMRARGAKVTDIVVLVVAADDGVMPQTIEAINHAKAARVPIIVAINKIDKPDAKPERVRTELLQHEVQVESFGGEVVDVEVSAKNKTNLDKLLEMIALQADILDLKTNSDRPAEGTVIEAKLDRGRGPVATVLVQRGTLRVGDIIVAGAEMGRVRALISDQGETVQEAGPSVPVEVLGFNGPPEAGDRLAVVENEARARQVTSYRAHQKRENAAASISGMRGSLEQMMSQLKTAGRKEFPLIIKADVQGSLEAILGSLEKLGTDEVAARILHAGVGGISESDVTLAEGFNAAIIGFSVRANKEAAAAAKRNGIEIRYYNIIYDLVDDVKKAMSGLLAPTLRETMLGNAAILEIFNISKVGKVAGCRVTDGTVERGANVRLIRDNVVVHEGKLSTLKRFKDEVKEVQSGQECGMAFENYHDMRAGDVIECYRVETIQRSL, encoded by the coding sequence ATGGTTGATACCAAGACCCCTGGCGACAAGAAGCTGAGCGTTCCGAGCAAGACGCTATCGCTCAAGCCGCGCGTCGAAACGGGCACCGTGCGCCAGAGCTTCAGTCATGGCCGTAGCAAACAGGTCGTGGTCGAGAAGCGTGGCAAGCGCCGTGTCGACGGCAGCCCTGAACCGCAGGTGGCCGAAGTGGCGAAGCCCGCGCCGGCCGCCGCGCCCAAGCCTGCCCCGGCGCGCCCCGCGCCGCCGCGCAACGCCGGCTCCGGCGTGGTGCTGCGCACGCTGACCGAGGACGAACGTTCCGCCCGCGCCAGCGCGCTGGCCGATGCCAAGGTGCGCGAAGTCGAAGAGCGCCGCCATGCCGAAGAAGAGGCCCAGCGCCGCGCGGTCCGCGAAAGCGCCGAGCGTGCTGATCGTGAGGCCGCCGAAGCCCGCCGCAAGGCCGAGGAGGAGCGTCACCGTCACGAGGAGGAAGCCAAGCGGAAGGCCGAAACCGAGGCCAAGAAGCGTTTTGGCGAAGGCGAGCAGCCGCAATCTGTGGCGCGCCCTGCAACGGGGACCTCGGCCGCTCCTGCAGCGCGGCCCGGAGCGCCGATGGCGCGACCCGGCACAACCACCACGGCACGCCCGGGAACAACGACCGCGCGACCCGGAACGACCACGCAGCGGCCGGGAGGCCCGGTGGGCCGCGCCCCCGCCGTCGCAGCCGGACCGGACGAGGACGACGGTCCGCGCCAGATCCGTCGCGGCCCCGGCGGCGCTGCGCGGCCTGTGGTCGCTCCCAAGCCCACCCACAAGCCCGGCCCGCAGAAGGAGCGCGGCCGCCTGACGGTCGTCACCGCCTTCAATGCCGACGACGTCCGCGAGCGCTCGATCGCCTCGTTCCGCCGCCGCACCCAGCGCCTGAAGGGCCATGCCGCGAACGAGCCGAAGGAAAAGCTCATCCGCGAGGTGGTCATTCCGGAAGCGATCACCATCCAGGAGCTCGCCAACCGCATGTCGGAGCGCGCGGTGGAAATCATCCGCATGCTGATGAAGCAGGGCGCGATCCACAAGATCACCGACGTGATCGATGCCGACACTGCGCAGCTGATCGCCGAGGAGCTTGGTCACACCGTCAAGCGCGTTGCCGCGTCCGACGTTGAAGAAGGCCTGTTCGACGCCATCGACGATTCGACCGACACCGAGCCGCGCTCGCCGGTGGTGACGGTGATGGGTCACGTCGACCACGGCAAGACCTCGCTGCTCGATGCGCTTCGTCATGCCAACGTGGTCTCCGGCGAAGCCGGCGGCATCACCCAGCATATCGGCGCCTATCAGGTGCTGTCGCCCGAAAGCGGCAAGAAGATCACCTTCATCGACACGCCCGGCCACGCCGCGTTCACCGCGATGCGCGCGCGCGGCGCCAAGGTGACCGACATCGTCGTGCTGGTGGTTGCGGCCGACGACGGCGTGATGCCGCAGACGATCGAAGCCATCAACCACGCCAAGGCGGCGCGGGTGCCGATCATTGTTGCCATCAACAAGATCGACAAGCCCGACGCCAAGCCCGAGCGCGTGCGCACCGAGCTGCTCCAGCACGAGGTGCAGGTCGAATCCTTCGGCGGCGAAGTCGTCGATGTCGAAGTGTCGGCGAAGAACAAGACGAATCTCGACAAGCTGCTCGAGATGATCGCGCTCCAGGCCGACATCCTCGACCTCAAGACCAATTCGGATCGTCCGGCCGAAGGCACCGTGATCGAAGCCAAGCTCGATCGTGGCCGCGGTCCGGTCGCGACCGTTCTGGTCCAGCGCGGCACGCTCCGTGTCGGTGACATCATCGTCGCCGGCGCCGAAATGGGCCGCGTCCGCGCGCTGATCTCGGATCAGGGCGAGACGGTGCAGGAGGCAGGTCCATCCGTGCCGGTCGAGGTGCTCGGCTTCAACGGTCCGCCGGAAGCCGGCGATCGTCTCGCCGTGGTCGAGAACGAAGCCCGCGCCCGCCAGGTCACCAGCTACCGCGCGCACCAGAAGCGCGAGAACGCGGCTGCCTCGATCTCCGGCATGCGCGGCTCGCTCGAGCAGATGATGTCGCAGTTGAAGACGGCGGGCCGCAAGGAATTCCCGCTGATCATCAAGGCCGACGTGCAGGGCTCGCTGGAAGCGATCCTCGGCTCGCTGGAGAAGCTCGGCACCGACGAAGTCGCCGCGCGCATCCTGCATGCGGGTGTCGGCGGCATCTCGGAATCGGACGTGACGCTCGCGGAGGGCTTCAACGCCGCGATCATCGGCTTCTCGGTTCGTGCGAACAAGGAGGCCGCTGCGGCCGCCAAGCGCAACGGCATCGAGATCCGCTACTACAACATCATCTACGACCTCGTGGACGACGTGAAGAAGGCCATGAGCGGCCTGCTCGCGCCGACCCTGCGGGAAACCATGCTCGGCAATGCCGCGATCCTGGAGATCTTCAACATCTCCAAGGTCGGCAAGGTCGCCGGCTGCCGCGTCACCGACGGCACCGTGGAACGCGGCGCCAACGTGCGCCTGATCCGCGACAACGTCGTCGTGCACGAAGGCAAGCTGTCGACGCTGAAGCGCTTCAAGGACGAAGTGAAGGAAGTCCAGTCCGGTCAGGAATGCGGCATGGCCTTCGAGAACTATCACGACATGCGCGCCGGTGACGTCATCGAGTGTTACCGCGTGGAGACGATCCAGCGCTCCCTGTAA
- the truB gene encoding tRNA pseudouridine(55) synthase TruB has protein sequence MTMDPAHGTIGGEEADQLDVQKNNFADMSGNSQPAQEPRRVNNDPRANKQKGNQPRRDRRDVHGWVVLDKPIGMTSTQAVAVLKRLFNAKRAGHAGTLDPLASGGLPIALGEATKTVPFVMDGRKRYRFTVCWGEERDTDDIEGRATATSDQRPTREAIEALLPRFTGVIQQIPPRYSAIKVQGERAYDLARDGEIVELASRPVEIHRLSLVDQPDSDLAVFEAECGKGTYVRALARDMGRILGTYGHICALRRTLVGPFGENDMIPLDQLEALCDRAASGEGSLADALMPVETALDDIPALAVTRADAARLHRGQAVLLRGRDAPTCSGTVYVTVAGRLLALAEVGNGEIIPKRVFNLTGLTASADRNERN, from the coding sequence ATGACGATGGACCCGGCTCACGGCACGATCGGCGGCGAAGAGGCCGATCAGCTCGACGTGCAGAAGAATAATTTTGCGGACATGAGCGGCAATTCTCAGCCCGCTCAAGAGCCGCGCCGCGTCAACAACGATCCGCGCGCCAACAAGCAGAAGGGCAACCAGCCGCGCCGCGACCGTCGCGACGTCCACGGCTGGGTCGTGCTCGACAAGCCGATCGGCATGACCTCGACGCAGGCCGTTGCCGTGCTCAAGCGCCTGTTCAACGCCAAACGCGCCGGCCATGCCGGCACGCTAGATCCGCTGGCCTCCGGCGGCCTGCCGATCGCGCTCGGCGAGGCCACCAAGACCGTCCCCTTCGTCATGGACGGCCGCAAGCGCTACCGGTTCACGGTGTGCTGGGGCGAGGAGCGCGACACCGACGACATCGAGGGCCGGGCGACCGCAACCTCGGACCAGCGCCCGACTCGGGAGGCCATCGAGGCCCTGCTGCCCCGTTTCACCGGGGTGATCCAGCAGATCCCGCCGCGCTATTCCGCGATCAAGGTCCAGGGCGAGCGCGCCTACGACCTCGCCCGCGACGGCGAGATCGTGGAACTGGCCTCGCGCCCGGTCGAGATTCACCGATTAAGCCTTGTAGATCAACCGGATAGCGACCTGGCCGTGTTCGAGGCCGAGTGCGGCAAGGGCACCTATGTCCGCGCGCTGGCCCGCGATATGGGCCGGATTCTCGGCACTTACGGCCATATCTGCGCACTGCGGCGGACCCTGGTCGGCCCATTTGGCGAGAACGACATGATTCCGCTGGATCAGCTGGAGGCTTTGTGCGATAGAGCCGCGTCCGGCGAGGGTAGCCTCGCCGACGCGCTTATGCCCGTTGAGACCGCGCTGGACGACATCCCGGCACTGGCCGTCACTCGGGCTGATGCGGCAAGGCTCCATCGGGGCCAGGCCGTTTTGTTGCGCGGACGGGATGCGCCCACTTGTAGCGGCACAGTCTATGTCACGGTGGCAGGCCGGCTTCTCGCGCTTGCCGAAGTCGGCAATGGCGAAATCATCCCCAAGCGTGTGTTCAACCTGACCGGCCTGACTGCCAGCGCCGATCGCAACGAGAGAAATTGA
- the pnp gene encoding polyribonucleotide nucleotidyltransferase produces the protein MFNKHSVEIDWGGRPLKLETGKIARQADGAVVATYGETVVLATVVAAKSPREGVDFLPLTVDYQEKTYAAGRIPGGYFKREGRPTEKETLVSRLIDRPIRPLFVDGWRNETQVIVTVLSHDMENDPDIVALVASSAALTLSGAPFKGPIGAARVGFANDEFILNPTLDEMVDTQLDLVVAGTADAVLMVESEAKELNEEIMLGAVMFGHRHFQPVINAIIELAEKAAKEPREVTAIDNSALEKEMLGMVEQELRAAYAIPVKQDRYAAVGKVKEKVIAHYFPEGQEPKYDKLRIGGVFKELEAKIVRWNILDTGKRIDGRDSKTVRNIVAEVGVLPRAHGSALFTRGETQALVVTTLGTGEDEQYIDALSGTYKETFLLHYNFPPYSVGETGRLGGTKRREIGHGKLAWRAIHPVLPPHHEFPYTTRVVSEITESNGSSSMASVCGASLALMDAGVPLKRPTAGIAMGLILEDKRFAVLSDILGDEDHLGDMDFKVAGTEQGITSLQMDIKIEGITEEIMKVALGQAKDGRIYILGEMSKALTNARAELGEYAPRIETFKIATDKIREVIGTGGKVIREIVEKTGAKVNIEDDGTVKVASSDGEAMKAAIKWIKSIASDPEVGQIYDGTVVKVMEFGAFVNFFGSKDGLVHISQLASARVQKTSDVVKEGDKVKVKLLGFDDRGKTRLSMKVVDQETGEDLEGKGESQQPAREAAGE, from the coding sequence ATGTTCAATAAGCATTCAGTCGAGATCGACTGGGGTGGACGCCCTCTCAAGCTTGAAACCGGCAAGATCGCCCGCCAGGCCGACGGCGCCGTCGTCGCGACCTACGGCGAGACCGTGGTGCTCGCCACCGTCGTTGCCGCGAAGTCACCGCGTGAAGGCGTCGACTTCCTGCCACTGACCGTCGACTACCAGGAGAAGACCTACGCAGCCGGCCGCATTCCCGGTGGCTATTTCAAGCGCGAGGGTCGTCCGACCGAGAAGGAAACGCTGGTCTCCCGCCTGATCGACCGTCCGATCCGTCCGCTGTTCGTCGACGGCTGGCGCAACGAGACCCAGGTGATCGTGACCGTGCTCTCGCACGATATGGAGAACGATCCCGATATCGTCGCGCTGGTGGCCTCATCGGCTGCGCTGACCCTGTCGGGCGCTCCCTTCAAGGGCCCGATCGGCGCCGCGCGCGTCGGCTTCGCCAATGACGAGTTCATCCTCAACCCGACGCTCGACGAGATGGTCGACACTCAGCTCGACCTCGTCGTCGCCGGCACTGCGGACGCCGTGCTGATGGTGGAATCGGAAGCCAAGGAGCTGAACGAAGAGATCATGCTCGGCGCCGTGATGTTCGGTCACCGCCACTTCCAGCCGGTGATCAACGCGATCATCGAGCTCGCCGAAAAGGCCGCGAAGGAGCCGCGCGAGGTCACCGCGATCGACAATTCGGCGCTCGAAAAGGAAATGCTCGGCATGGTCGAGCAGGAACTGCGCGCCGCCTACGCCATTCCGGTCAAGCAGGATCGCTACGCCGCGGTCGGCAAGGTCAAGGAAAAGGTGATCGCGCACTACTTCCCGGAAGGCCAAGAGCCGAAATACGACAAGCTGCGCATCGGCGGCGTGTTCAAGGAGCTCGAAGCCAAGATCGTTCGCTGGAACATTCTCGACACCGGCAAGCGCATCGACGGCCGCGATTCCAAGACCGTGCGCAACATCGTCGCCGAAGTCGGCGTGCTGCCCCGCGCCCACGGTTCGGCGCTGTTCACCCGCGGCGAGACCCAGGCGCTGGTCGTGACCACGCTCGGCACCGGCGAGGACGAGCAGTACATCGACGCGCTGTCGGGAACGTACAAAGAGACGTTCCTGCTGCACTACAATTTCCCTCCCTACTCGGTCGGTGAGACCGGCCGCCTCGGCGGTACCAAGCGCCGCGAGATCGGCCACGGCAAGCTCGCCTGGCGTGCGATCCACCCGGTGCTGCCGCCGCACCACGAATTCCCCTACACCACGCGCGTGGTGTCGGAGATCACCGAATCCAACGGCTCCTCGTCGATGGCATCGGTCTGCGGCGCCTCGCTCGCGCTGATGGACGCCGGCGTGCCGTTGAAGCGGCCGACCGCGGGCATCGCAATGGGCCTGATCCTCGAAGACAAGCGCTTCGCGGTTCTCTCGGACATCCTCGGTGACGAGGACCATCTCGGCGACATGGACTTCAAGGTCGCCGGTACCGAGCAGGGCATCACCTCGCTCCAGATGGACATCAAGATCGAGGGCATCACCGAGGAGATCATGAAGGTCGCGCTCGGTCAGGCTAAGGATGGGCGTATCTACATCCTCGGCGAGATGTCGAAGGCGCTCACCAACGCCCGCGCCGAGCTCGGCGAATACGCGCCGCGCATCGAGACCTTCAAGATCGCCACCGACAAGATCCGCGAAGTGATCGGCACCGGCGGCAAGGTGATCCGCGAGATCGTCGAGAAGACCGGCGCCAAGGTCAACATCGAGGACGACGGCACCGTGAAGGTCGCCTCCAGCGACGGCGAGGCGATGAAGGCCGCGATCAAGTGGATCAAGTCGATCGCCTCCGATCCGGAAGTCGGCCAGATCTATGACGGCACCGTCGTCAAGGTGATGGAGTTCGGCGCTTTCGTGAACTTCTTCGGCTCCAAGGACGGCCTTGTCCACATCAGCCAGCTCGCCTCGGCGCGAGTGCAGAAGACCTCCGACGTCGTCAAGGAAGGCGACAAGGTCAAGGTCAAGCTGCTCGGCTTCGACGACCGCGGCAAGACCCGCCTGTCGATGAAGGTGGTCGACCAGGAGACCGGCGAAGACCTCGAGGGCAAGGGCGAGAGCCAGCAGCCCGCGCGCGAAGCGGCCGGCGAGTAA
- the rbfA gene encoding 30S ribosome-binding factor RbfA, which translates to MPRHHQKKSSASGGSQRQLRVGEQVRHAIAEILAQGSVHDADLEGHIITVPEVRMSPDLKLATVYVMPLGGRDTEIVLAALERNKKFLRGEVARRVNLKFAPDLRFRVDERFDEAERIEKLLRTPAVQKDLEQDPDTDREEER; encoded by the coding sequence ATGCCCCGCCATCATCAAAAAAAGAGTTCCGCGTCTGGCGGCTCGCAACGTCAGTTGCGGGTCGGCGAGCAGGTTCGCCATGCGATAGCCGAGATTCTGGCGCAAGGCAGCGTGCATGATGCTGACCTCGAAGGTCACATCATCACCGTGCCGGAGGTGCGGATGTCGCCCGACCTGAAGCTCGCAACAGTCTACGTGATGCCGCTCGGTGGCCGCGACACCGAGATCGTCCTCGCTGCGCTCGAGCGCAACAAGAAATTCCTGCGCGGCGAGGTCGCGCGGCGCGTTAACTTGAAATTTGCACCTGACCTTCGCTTCCGCGTCGACGAACGATTCGACGAAGCGGAACGGATCGAGAAGCTTTTGCGAACACCCGCGGTGCAGAAGGACCTGGAACAGGATCCGGATACGGATCGGGAAGAAGAACGATGA
- the rpsO gene encoding 30S ribosomal protein S15: MSIAAERKAEVIKTNANKAGDTGSPEVQVAILSERIANLTNHFKTHVKDNHSRRGLLKLVSTRRSLLDYVKKKDEARYKALLEKHNIRR, encoded by the coding sequence ATGTCGATTGCCGCAGAACGCAAAGCGGAAGTCATCAAGACGAATGCCAACAAGGCCGGCGATACCGGCTCGCCAGAGGTTCAGGTCGCGATCCTGTCGGAACGCATCGCCAACCTCACCAACCATTTCAAGACCCACGTGAAGGACAATCATTCGCGTCGCGGTCTCTTGAAGCTGGTCTCGACCCGCCGCTCGCTCCTCGACTATGTGAAGAAGAAGGACGAGGCGCGCTACAAGGCGCTGCTCGAGAAGCACAACATTCGTCGTTAA